The following are from one region of the Nicotiana tabacum cultivar K326 chromosome 3, ASM71507v2, whole genome shotgun sequence genome:
- the LOC107825869 gene encoding uncharacterized protein LOC107825869 isoform X2, protein MEEDDGRREAAIASAPSLQPNFTSKKGLNPAQISKFHELHRRRLKIKARSKVKDKSKGTLAEVGKYHGKDNNAKCKEAMGEKSIKTAEDPRITLSISSLTDLSSSQEDNLVGHSLSKKRQKLHWGLDTKERWERKSNM, encoded by the exons atggaagaagacgACGGAAGGAGAGAAGCTGCGATAGCATCAGCACCATCTCTACAGCCCAATTTTACCTCCAAAAAGGGTCTCAACCCTGCTCAAATTTCCAAGTTTCAT GAGTTGCACCGAAGACGCCTAAAAATAAAAGCAAGATCAAAGGTCAAGGATAAATCAAAAG GAACTCTTGCTGAGGTGGGAAAGTATCATGGTAAAGATAACAATGCCAAATGCAAGGAGGCAATGGGTGAAAAATCAATTAAAACAGCTGAAGATCCAAGAATTACATTGTCCATAAGCAGTCTGACGGACCTTTCATCCTCACAAGAAGACAATCTAGTAGGACATTCACTGTCAAAAAAGCGGCAGAAGTTGCATTGGGG GCTTGATACCAAGGAGAGATGGGAAAGGAAGTCCAATATGTAG
- the LOC107825869 gene encoding uncharacterized protein LOC107825869 isoform X1 gives MEEDDGRREAAIASAPSLQPNFTSKKGLNPAQISKFHELHRRRLKIKARSKVKDKSKEKFSGTLAEVGKYHGKDNNAKCKEAMGEKSIKTAEDPRITLSISSLTDLSSSQEDNLVGHSLSKKRQKLHWGLDTKERWERKSNM, from the exons atggaagaagacgACGGAAGGAGAGAAGCTGCGATAGCATCAGCACCATCTCTACAGCCCAATTTTACCTCCAAAAAGGGTCTCAACCCTGCTCAAATTTCCAAGTTTCAT GAGTTGCACCGAAGACGCCTAAAAATAAAAGCAAGATCAAAGGTCAAGGATAAATCAAAAG AGAAGTTTTCAGGAACTCTTGCTGAGGTGGGAAAGTATCATGGTAAAGATAACAATGCCAAATGCAAGGAGGCAATGGGTGAAAAATCAATTAAAACAGCTGAAGATCCAAGAATTACATTGTCCATAAGCAGTCTGACGGACCTTTCATCCTCACAAGAAGACAATCTAGTAGGACATTCACTGTCAAAAAAGCGGCAGAAGTTGCATTGGGG GCTTGATACCAAGGAGAGATGGGAAAGGAAGTCCAATATGTAG